In a single window of the Arthrobacter zhangbolii genome:
- a CDS encoding LuxR C-terminal-related transcriptional regulator: MHGSNLRSLAGRDDVLAAVLQSLRRPGGYGAVVAAETGLGKTAVGAAAARALNTETPVYWVYSSPALTAVPYGALAALLPDLAPEETGSPLAVMRALTARLDLHARPGRTPEKTVPVVIVDDAHDIDPPSLDLLAQLLDAGRIRLLILTRAFSDVSAVLPHMWDGQLSRHRLTALTEAETQQLCEEELQGQISATAAIELARLTGGNPMYLLALIEESVRSGVLLQRHGIWVLSDAGPPLGGRVGDLVKAQLRGLAAEDRATLESICLAEPLPLSVAFELKMHSSVDTLVELLLIQVVTEEDGRTALRPLHPLYGEVIRRMVPAARSSRLHKQLQEVLPGVCVGAEGLVRWVAWSLDLGAPVQADALLKAADAANNRSNPRLALRMADAAAGGPQQVQARIQKARALLQLGDADAAATAAAGTLEEAPDLESLKQAVMVEVRLSMGSAGGNGWAVGLAERWTRAVEHLPGVSAAEVVRKAHGGAQMLLLLGRVRDGDYAEAELEMAPALQQARESGAQERILFLEALTAEVLLATGRSRSALDHSRAAMAMLQMEAPGALLYRPFVLHRHLAALLWLGEWEEVRECVASADSPVQQTLLHLAGIADFALGLSRLRTNSLDAAIRHFTAAAEAAQDNDTEGLLRLSQALGSFAAGVLGQRELAGRLLRSAESTPPRGPLQYQLLAEGMIAGALAARDSDDASLQRLRDAADAAQERSCSAVEFTLRHLAFRIGDFSEAARLLKVSEGLEGPQAPVLNKVARAVVDQDVAALVELAAGPDSDPEMDLLLIRQCLYEALRLARKGNDRALLNRIQRLVGRQGSGRTPLPELTRRERDVAALVAAGHRNAEIARQLNLSVRTVEGHIYRTYEKLGISRREELRARFPSLEDAAADWKPLSQPE; the protein is encoded by the coding sequence ATGCACGGGTCGAACCTGCGGTCACTGGCAGGCAGGGATGATGTTCTTGCCGCCGTGCTTCAGAGTCTCCGGCGTCCGGGCGGATACGGCGCCGTTGTCGCGGCCGAAACGGGTCTGGGTAAGACCGCTGTCGGGGCTGCTGCGGCTCGTGCGCTGAACACCGAAACCCCGGTGTACTGGGTTTACTCCAGCCCGGCCCTGACGGCCGTGCCATACGGTGCGCTTGCTGCCCTGCTGCCTGACCTTGCGCCGGAGGAGACCGGATCGCCGCTGGCGGTTATGCGTGCCCTGACCGCGCGGCTTGATCTCCATGCTCGTCCGGGCCGGACTCCGGAAAAAACAGTACCCGTGGTGATCGTGGATGATGCCCATGACATTGACCCACCGAGCCTGGACCTCCTGGCACAGCTGCTGGATGCCGGACGTATCCGCCTGCTGATCCTCACACGCGCATTCTCCGACGTATCCGCTGTACTTCCGCATATGTGGGACGGACAGCTTAGCCGCCACCGGCTCACGGCACTGACAGAAGCCGAAACCCAGCAGCTGTGCGAAGAGGAACTTCAGGGGCAGATCAGTGCCACCGCCGCCATAGAACTGGCCCGCCTGACCGGTGGGAATCCCATGTATCTGCTGGCACTGATCGAGGAATCCGTGCGAAGCGGCGTACTCCTCCAGCGGCACGGAATCTGGGTCCTTTCGGACGCCGGGCCACCATTGGGTGGAAGGGTGGGAGACCTGGTCAAAGCCCAGCTGAGAGGCTTGGCGGCTGAGGACCGCGCCACCCTGGAATCCATCTGCCTCGCTGAACCGCTTCCGTTGTCCGTTGCGTTTGAATTGAAAATGCACAGTTCCGTAGACACACTTGTGGAGTTGCTTCTTATTCAGGTGGTAACGGAAGAGGACGGCCGCACCGCGCTCCGGCCGCTGCATCCGCTTTACGGCGAGGTTATCCGCCGCATGGTTCCGGCGGCCCGCAGCTCCAGGTTGCATAAACAGCTGCAGGAAGTACTGCCCGGTGTGTGCGTGGGAGCTGAAGGGCTGGTGCGCTGGGTCGCATGGTCCCTGGACCTGGGCGCCCCGGTCCAGGCGGATGCATTGTTGAAGGCTGCAGATGCCGCCAATAACCGGTCAAACCCCCGCCTGGCACTGCGCATGGCCGATGCCGCCGCCGGGGGACCGCAGCAGGTTCAGGCTCGGATACAGAAGGCACGTGCCCTGCTGCAGCTGGGAGACGCGGATGCTGCCGCAACAGCGGCAGCGGGAACGCTGGAAGAAGCACCGGATCTGGAAAGCCTGAAACAGGCGGTGATGGTGGAAGTGCGCCTTTCCATGGGATCTGCGGGAGGAAACGGTTGGGCAGTGGGTCTGGCCGAACGGTGGACGCGGGCCGTTGAACACCTGCCCGGAGTTTCCGCCGCCGAGGTGGTCCGCAAGGCACACGGGGGAGCGCAAATGCTTCTGCTGCTGGGCAGAGTCAGGGACGGGGATTATGCAGAGGCCGAACTTGAAATGGCCCCGGCACTGCAGCAGGCGCGCGAAAGCGGAGCCCAAGAGCGCATTCTCTTCCTTGAGGCGCTGACTGCGGAGGTCCTTCTGGCCACCGGGCGGTCCAGGTCCGCACTGGATCACAGCCGGGCAGCGATGGCCATGCTGCAGATGGAGGCACCGGGTGCGCTGCTCTACCGCCCCTTTGTCCTACACCGTCATCTCGCCGCCCTACTCTGGCTCGGTGAATGGGAGGAAGTCCGGGAGTGCGTGGCCTCGGCAGATTCCCCGGTGCAGCAGACACTGCTTCATCTGGCCGGAATTGCAGACTTCGCGCTCGGGCTGTCCCGTCTGCGTACCAATTCGCTGGACGCGGCCATCAGGCACTTTACCGCTGCAGCGGAGGCGGCGCAGGACAACGATACCGAGGGACTGCTTCGCCTCTCCCAGGCACTGGGATCATTCGCCGCCGGGGTGCTGGGGCAGCGTGAGCTTGCAGGGCGGCTGCTTCGTAGCGCCGAAAGCACACCGCCGCGGGGACCGCTGCAATACCAGCTGCTGGCGGAAGGCATGATTGCCGGTGCCCTGGCAGCACGGGATTCAGACGATGCTTCACTGCAGCGGCTGCGCGATGCTGCGGATGCGGCGCAGGAGCGCTCCTGCAGTGCGGTTGAGTTTACCCTGCGGCATCTTGCCTTTCGGATCGGTGATTTCTCGGAAGCCGCCCGGTTGCTGAAAGTCTCCGAAGGCCTGGAAGGCCCCCAGGCCCCTGTCCTGAACAAAGTGGCGCGCGCCGTCGTCGACCAGGATGTGGCTGCCCTCGTGGAGTTGGCGGCGGGTCCCGACTCTGACCCTGAAATGGATCTGCTGCTTATCCGGCAGTGTCTGTATGAGGCGTTGCGGTTGGCGCGAAAGGGCAATGACAGGGCGTTGCTGAACCGCATTCAGCGCCTCGTTGGCAGGCAGGGCAGCGGACGCACGCCATTGCCGGAACTGACCCGGCGGGAACGCGATGTTGCTGCCCTGGTTGCGGCGGGCCACCGCAACGCGGAGATTGCCCGACAGCTGAATCTCTCAGTCAGGACTGTGGAAGGGCACATTTACCGGACGTACGAGAAGCTGGGCATCAGCCGGCGTGAGGAACTCAGGGCACGTTTCCCTTCCCTGGAGGACGCAGCGGCAGACTGGAAGCCCCTGTCGCAGCCCGAGTAG
- a CDS encoding helix-turn-helix domain-containing protein — protein sequence MQLHNDHQSHHRRTGGAPLHSGAPDASGPAVPSGPAVHETPTAGAGAAVVGRERVLEEVLQSLAGTAQGAGCVLVGESGIGKTAVMQHALRHLGDETFVVQVRGSEFAGRTPFGALTFLLSDLDPELSNHPVMILRGLTELIRERANGRPVLLAVDNAEELDEFSAMVLTQMVLNRSAGMLVAFRDFSSAPGEFTGLWRDGILTRVDLEPLTVLEAAAYLGSLLGGKVSRAAAAAIHGYAGGNPQLLSLASSDFQDSGRLRMHNGSWVLAPGEDIRGGRVASAVLNSLNGLSAGQTQLLQLLSMAGSLPLPVVLAQLDSAELDELQEHGMVALDIRPVPDVRISSPVLVRSLRSGLGPARQRRLFEELAPFLNTVEGFVLDDVLLARWLEAIGEVPPAQLAVRAARRATAAGNPDSAVAVLSAAFNTQEENAGAVVELARARTEQGEYGAALGILSRYRGSEAAPDAGDRIRLLLAECRVLCIEATGLRDPRSAAAPAEPARMRHTDLFSQVEDEITALGKTPGIDIVELRRELILARAECHSAHGRFLDNATYLASEEVETAAADLEFRILRSAWLCEAWGMTSRQDDAVELAAQMERLLPGAGLSAGTYARVAGKLLHTYLITGELHACERLLDSAAAAGMEGTYTELGQGLLHAFAGRPEPALAALLPAVDQLAVGGPAAFLPLAAAAAAYCHAMNGRLDEALQYLQIQRGAADGGPWTVRRGARHFAALAEAALGAETGSRRFASLAAQDHKRSAYAYELLARLTAMRLGDEDSLDEVLSVAASLQGDFAALCESYAKGLGNADAQLLLRASEMAGNSGHQLLAREISEHALGIASGAGDRATVRFIHRSRRATGPETAAEAADEILGALTARERSIARKAAAGTSNKKIAEELGISVRTVEGHLYQVYSKLHVGSRRELARTIAEQAGAKK from the coding sequence GTGCAGCTACATAACGATCACCAGTCCCATCACCGCCGCACGGGCGGGGCCCCGCTCCACAGCGGAGCACCGGATGCCTCCGGACCCGCTGTTCCCTCCGGTCCCGCTGTTCATGAGACGCCCACCGCGGGTGCGGGCGCCGCCGTCGTCGGCCGGGAACGGGTGCTCGAAGAGGTGCTGCAGTCCCTCGCCGGCACGGCACAGGGTGCCGGATGCGTGCTCGTAGGGGAAAGCGGCATTGGCAAGACGGCCGTAATGCAGCACGCTCTGCGGCACCTGGGCGATGAGACGTTCGTGGTGCAGGTCCGGGGCTCCGAGTTCGCCGGGCGCACGCCTTTTGGCGCATTAACGTTTCTTCTCTCGGACCTGGACCCCGAACTTTCCAACCACCCGGTGATGATCCTCCGCGGCCTCACGGAACTGATCAGGGAACGCGCCAACGGCCGTCCCGTGCTTTTGGCGGTAGACAACGCCGAGGAACTGGACGAGTTTTCCGCCATGGTGCTCACGCAGATGGTGCTTAACCGCAGTGCCGGAATGCTGGTGGCTTTCCGTGACTTCAGTTCGGCCCCCGGCGAATTCACGGGCCTCTGGCGGGATGGCATTCTCACCAGGGTAGACCTGGAGCCGCTGACGGTCCTTGAGGCAGCCGCCTATCTGGGTTCGCTGCTGGGCGGAAAAGTGTCCCGGGCCGCCGCTGCGGCTATACACGGCTATGCCGGCGGAAACCCCCAGCTGCTCTCCCTGGCCAGTTCCGACTTCCAGGACTCCGGGCGGTTGCGTATGCACAACGGCAGCTGGGTGCTGGCGCCGGGGGAGGATATCCGCGGCGGACGTGTCGCCTCGGCCGTGCTCAACAGCCTCAACGGGTTGTCGGCAGGGCAGACCCAGCTGCTGCAGCTGCTCTCCATGGCCGGTTCGCTGCCGCTGCCCGTGGTCCTGGCGCAGCTGGACAGCGCCGAACTGGACGAGCTGCAGGAACACGGCATGGTTGCCCTGGACATCCGCCCGGTCCCTGACGTCAGAATCAGCAGCCCGGTGCTGGTTCGCTCCTTACGGTCCGGACTGGGGCCGGCCCGGCAGCGCCGGCTTTTTGAAGAGTTGGCTCCCTTCCTCAATACCGTCGAGGGATTCGTCCTGGATGATGTGCTCCTGGCCCGCTGGCTGGAGGCCATTGGCGAGGTGCCGCCGGCCCAGCTCGCCGTGCGCGCAGCCCGGCGGGCCACAGCTGCGGGAAATCCCGACAGCGCGGTTGCCGTGCTATCAGCCGCTTTCAATACGCAGGAAGAGAACGCGGGCGCCGTCGTGGAACTCGCACGGGCACGAACAGAGCAGGGCGAGTACGGTGCTGCGCTGGGTATCCTTTCCCGTTACCGGGGGAGCGAGGCAGCTCCCGACGCCGGTGACCGGATTCGGCTGTTGCTGGCAGAATGCCGCGTCCTCTGTATCGAGGCCACCGGGCTCCGGGATCCCCGCTCCGCAGCAGCACCGGCAGAGCCCGCCCGGATGCGCCACACGGACCTGTTTTCTCAAGTAGAGGACGAGATTACCGCCCTGGGGAAGACGCCTGGCATCGACATCGTGGAGCTGAGGCGCGAGCTGATTCTGGCCCGGGCAGAATGCCACTCCGCCCACGGGCGTTTCCTGGATAACGCGACCTATCTGGCCTCCGAGGAGGTGGAGACGGCGGCCGCGGATCTTGAATTCCGTATTCTCCGGTCTGCCTGGCTGTGCGAGGCATGGGGCATGACCAGCCGCCAAGATGACGCGGTGGAACTTGCTGCCCAGATGGAGCGGTTGTTGCCCGGTGCCGGTCTCAGCGCCGGGACCTATGCCCGGGTGGCCGGCAAACTCCTGCACACCTATCTGATCACCGGGGAGCTGCACGCGTGCGAACGGTTGCTGGATTCCGCGGCGGCAGCGGGGATGGAGGGTACGTATACCGAACTGGGGCAGGGACTGCTTCATGCCTTCGCCGGACGGCCCGAGCCGGCCCTCGCCGCCCTGCTTCCGGCGGTAGACCAGCTGGCGGTGGGCGGTCCGGCAGCGTTCCTGCCCCTGGCGGCGGCTGCAGCCGCCTACTGCCACGCCATGAACGGGCGGTTGGACGAGGCACTCCAGTACCTGCAGATACAACGCGGCGCAGCCGACGGCGGGCCTTGGACCGTACGGCGCGGTGCCAGGCACTTCGCTGCTCTGGCTGAGGCAGCGCTGGGGGCGGAAACAGGAAGCCGCCGCTTCGCTTCCCTTGCAGCGCAGGACCATAAACGCAGCGCCTATGCGTATGAACTGCTGGCCCGCCTGACGGCCATGCGGCTGGGGGATGAGGACAGCCTGGACGAGGTACTGTCCGTGGCGGCAAGCCTGCAGGGGGACTTCGCCGCGCTCTGTGAAAGCTATGCAAAGGGACTGGGCAATGCGGACGCCCAGCTGCTTCTCCGGGCCTCCGAAATGGCAGGAAACTCCGGGCATCAGCTGCTGGCCAGGGAAATCTCCGAACATGCCCTGGGGATCGCCTCGGGTGCGGGGGACCGGGCAACCGTCCGCTTCATCCACCGCAGCCGCAGGGCCACGGGCCCCGAAACAGCCGCGGAAGCTGCTGATGAAATCCTCGGGGCACTGACTGCCAGGGAGCGCTCCATCGCCCGCAAGGCGGCAGCCGGCACAAGCAACAAGAAAATCGCGGAAGAACTGGGGATCTCGGTCAGGACGGTCGAGGGGCACCTTTACCAGGTCTATTCCAAACTCCATGTTGGCAGCAGGCGGGAACTTGCCCGCACCATTGCGGAACAGGCAGGAGCAAAGAAATGA
- a CDS encoding helix-turn-helix transcriptional regulator: protein MDLAGRPMARTATREDRTASVPPLSAQLLPQVQSAAAAAGDALAAGKSVVISGAAGTGKSAVLARVLGQLSGEYSVLRLRGAASLSEKPFGGLFWLLSELPPETLSNPVYVLQFVRRVLEEKAAGGRLVLAIEHAEDLDSVSIAILLQLCRGGCAQMLATVRNVAACPEDFVHWWAGDPVHREDLIPLRPSGTRLLLEGMAGAPVSSRLLMEVQARSLGNPRLAALFFEEQLLARTVLKRRGIWVWTGSVSYAGTLAERVDSETGTLGSAERLAVETLALTGGLPLEVLLRLADPAAVERLEESALVEASGQPRALRLKDPLLAEAAAALVPHGRAAEIRARIASRSASREDIAAPSGAFGAAPGTGGREGQLLGLLPGEPRFMAVLRAARELAACGQWLEAIRSASMCLDTVLINPAAPGLQRSVLSELFHIFLSCGELRLAASLLEHTDSFLSGMEILGSNDLCEGMVQVLGGRADRALDYLQRALVQLDQEETPELAQLAATAAAYACVLLKDRRAGLDYLDVAAVAGKIRAAEDSTGAAADLIRCFSGLCAARGMAGDPDTVTVPSGGCASLPAESAGLQDQRSGRSCTSAGAKQTVARLPVLAAAALQGCSGAAEMLREEVRGCSGTAADMYLDLARGLLESDVPCMLSAAETATVLGHFLIAYEAAGGAARRAREQSDRQGLRAARRIENASYRMLLAANSVTDRLLELSEFERELALGAAAGRSSSHLGTALHLSPRTIDWHLGRIFQKLRVSGRAELRECLKTERQQT from the coding sequence ATGGATCTTGCCGGCCGCCCCATGGCCCGCACCGCGACCCGTGAGGATCGGACCGCGTCGGTTCCGCCCTTATCTGCACAGCTGCTGCCGCAGGTCCAAAGTGCTGCTGCGGCAGCCGGGGATGCCCTGGCCGCCGGTAAAAGCGTGGTGATTTCCGGTGCGGCCGGAACCGGAAAGTCAGCGGTCCTGGCCCGTGTCCTGGGACAACTCAGCGGGGAATACTCCGTGCTGCGCCTGCGTGGGGCCGCGTCCCTGTCGGAAAAACCCTTCGGCGGTCTCTTCTGGCTGCTTAGCGAGCTGCCGCCGGAGACACTGTCCAACCCGGTCTACGTGCTCCAGTTTGTCCGGCGCGTACTGGAGGAAAAGGCGGCAGGCGGCCGGCTTGTCCTGGCGATAGAGCATGCAGAGGACCTGGACTCGGTCAGCATAGCCATCCTGCTGCAGCTCTGCCGCGGGGGGTGTGCACAAATGCTCGCAACGGTCCGGAACGTGGCCGCCTGCCCGGAAGATTTTGTGCACTGGTGGGCCGGAGACCCCGTCCACCGCGAAGACCTCATTCCCCTGCGGCCAAGCGGCACCCGGCTGCTGCTCGAGGGCATGGCCGGCGCGCCTGTGTCCAGCCGCCTGCTAATGGAAGTGCAGGCACGAAGCCTGGGTAATCCGCGGCTGGCCGCCCTGTTCTTTGAAGAACAGCTCCTGGCACGGACGGTCCTCAAACGAAGGGGTATCTGGGTATGGACAGGCTCCGTCTCTTATGCCGGAACGCTGGCTGAGCGGGTCGATTCAGAAACCGGCACCCTTGGCTCCGCTGAAAGGCTGGCGGTCGAGACTCTTGCACTGACTGGCGGGCTCCCTCTGGAGGTATTGCTGCGTCTGGCTGACCCGGCAGCGGTTGAGCGGCTTGAGGAGAGCGCACTCGTTGAAGCCAGCGGGCAGCCGCGTGCGCTGCGGCTCAAGGATCCGCTGCTGGCCGAAGCAGCGGCCGCGCTTGTGCCGCACGGCCGTGCAGCGGAAATCCGGGCCCGGATTGCCAGCCGTTCCGCTTCCCGAGAGGACATCGCGGCACCGTCCGGGGCATTCGGGGCTGCGCCGGGAACTGGTGGCCGTGAAGGACAATTACTCGGGCTTCTCCCCGGTGAACCGCGTTTTATGGCGGTATTGCGCGCGGCACGCGAGCTGGCGGCCTGCGGGCAATGGCTTGAGGCAATACGGTCAGCGTCCATGTGCCTGGACACGGTCCTGATCAACCCTGCTGCACCCGGTCTGCAGCGGAGCGTGCTCTCCGAGCTCTTCCACATCTTCCTCAGCTGCGGTGAGCTGCGCCTGGCCGCCAGCCTGCTGGAACATACCGATTCGTTCCTCTCAGGCATGGAAATTCTCGGCAGCAATGACCTGTGCGAGGGAATGGTTCAAGTGCTGGGCGGCCGCGCAGACCGCGCCCTGGATTACCTGCAGCGGGCGCTCGTCCAGCTTGACCAGGAGGAAACGCCCGAGCTGGCACAGTTGGCAGCAACTGCTGCGGCATACGCGTGTGTCCTCCTGAAAGACCGGCGGGCAGGACTGGATTACCTCGATGTCGCCGCAGTTGCAGGGAAAATCCGGGCCGCTGAGGACAGCACCGGCGCCGCAGCGGATCTCATTCGTTGCTTCTCCGGGCTTTGCGCGGCCCGGGGTATGGCCGGAGACCCGGACACGGTAACCGTACCGTCCGGCGGATGCGCGTCGTTGCCCGCTGAATCAGCGGGATTACAGGATCAGCGCAGCGGGCGGAGCTGTACATCGGCCGGTGCGAAGCAGACGGTGGCCAGGCTGCCGGTATTGGCAGCGGCTGCGCTGCAGGGCTGCAGCGGCGCAGCAGAGATGCTCCGCGAGGAAGTGCGCGGGTGCAGCGGCACGGCCGCAGACATGTACCTGGATCTGGCCCGCGGCCTGCTCGAATCCGATGTCCCATGCATGCTGAGTGCAGCCGAAACGGCGACAGTGCTGGGCCACTTCCTCATTGCCTACGAGGCAGCCGGCGGGGCAGCCCGGCGTGCCCGGGAACAATCCGACCGCCAGGGGCTGCGGGCTGCACGGCGGATCGAGAATGCTAGCTACCGGATGCTGCTGGCTGCCAACTCGGTAACGGACCGCCTGCTGGAGCTTTCCGAGTTCGAGCGGGAACTCGCACTCGGTGCGGCCGCAGGCCGGAGCAGTTCGCACCTGGGTACCGCACTGCACCTGTCGCCGCGGACCATTGACTGGCATCTGGGCCGAATCTTCCAAAAGCTACGTGTATCCGGACGCGCGGAACTGCGTGAGTGCCTGAAAACTGAGCGGCAGCAGACCTGA
- a CDS encoding AAA family ATPase: protein MKNASNVADLVGRAATLDKLCESLTAGGAGAIILGRAGVGKTAFLRAAADRLQADFHIVYLRGSAISAQTPYSALSVLISELPESVADNPLRLLQELSRSLAAKARGLRVLLAVDNADRLDRSTCMVLSQLLRRGSIAVLAAASLRWEAGDELLDLWSEGLLERLELEALSERQTRDLMQQMLGGTVSSLAAGTMWREGEGSPRYIRLMTGQQVLSGTLMNRGGVWVRTAPFIPTGDISEVVDTVLDRLDVRERRFVEILALCAGMPMDTALGLVPSSVIDLLEEQQVIEVGGRGPRVALAAGTGASIIAESMAPGRKRHLWEEVSSLMDPAAMEPAELVSYVSWTMACGELPAPDDARRAAYEANNNADGRSALRFARAVPSDVRGQELVLEELRALYALGDLEEAVRVFQRIEQRLDPARRSSYVPLLLLHARALSRLPGAGDPAPVLAAIEATRPEAGDTADHEAAAVLVKASLAADRGNPGGVHTELAQLAADRRLSPSTRIQVRVLQANTLALSGQLHEALEIVEGLGAPLEYPVTARSSEEVCTRIFDTYLLAGELERAAEFVRAFDEAGIRPSYHGSAGELAQALLAVWKGQRAAAAEALAGGVGQLAVHDPRDMMPLARTLTAWIHRQQGQNSADAGEPAESHRPKFLPDSFRRFQISYFSILAGDHDRETCCRLLRTEAIQSEGEGNTAYALHFLAAALRFGDREAAAAILRLHRDTHGRFGTLLREYAAGLLQADPGRLTAAARGLGGLGQHQLCLAAARTAAELLSAGTAEEDRRLARTARDLANSSLRRMEHAGGQRETLAELSEFEADLAHRAVTMATTSQIARELNLSPRTIEWHLGKIFAKLHVSGRAELAEVLA from the coding sequence ATGAAGAATGCGTCTAATGTCGCTGACCTGGTGGGACGCGCCGCCACGTTGGACAAGCTGTGCGAAAGCCTGACTGCAGGCGGCGCAGGGGCCATCATTCTGGGCCGTGCAGGCGTCGGCAAGACCGCCTTCCTCCGGGCTGCAGCGGATCGCTTGCAGGCCGATTTCCACATCGTGTATCTGCGGGGGAGCGCCATTTCGGCGCAGACACCCTACAGCGCTCTTTCCGTCCTGATCAGTGAGCTTCCCGAATCGGTGGCGGACAACCCCCTCCGGCTCCTGCAGGAGCTGAGCCGGAGCCTTGCTGCGAAGGCCCGGGGCCTGAGGGTCCTGCTTGCTGTAGACAACGCCGATCGTTTGGACCGGTCAACCTGCATGGTGTTGTCCCAGCTGTTGCGGCGGGGAAGCATTGCGGTACTGGCAGCGGCCTCCCTCAGATGGGAGGCCGGTGATGAGCTGCTGGATCTTTGGAGCGAGGGGCTGCTGGAGCGCCTGGAGCTGGAGGCGCTTTCGGAGCGGCAGACCAGGGACCTGATGCAGCAGATGCTCGGTGGCACGGTCTCCTCGCTTGCAGCAGGGACAATGTGGCGCGAGGGGGAGGGAAGCCCCAGGTACATCCGGCTCATGACCGGGCAGCAGGTGCTGTCCGGCACCCTGATGAACCGGGGCGGTGTCTGGGTTCGGACCGCCCCGTTTATCCCCACGGGAGATATCAGTGAAGTAGTGGACACGGTCCTGGACCGGCTCGATGTCCGGGAGCGGAGGTTCGTGGAAATCCTTGCGCTGTGCGCCGGCATGCCGATGGACACGGCCCTGGGCCTGGTTCCGTCGAGCGTCATCGACCTGCTTGAAGAGCAGCAGGTTATAGAGGTTGGCGGCCGGGGTCCGCGGGTAGCGCTTGCTGCCGGAACCGGCGCGAGCATCATTGCCGAGAGTATGGCTCCGGGCCGGAAGCGGCACCTGTGGGAGGAGGTTTCCTCCCTGATGGATCCCGCGGCAATGGAGCCGGCGGAGCTGGTGTCCTACGTTTCATGGACCATGGCCTGCGGGGAACTGCCGGCACCGGATGATGCCCGTCGGGCCGCATATGAAGCCAACAACAACGCCGACGGGCGGTCCGCCCTCAGGTTTGCACGGGCGGTGCCGTCTGATGTGCGCGGCCAGGAACTGGTGCTCGAAGAGCTCCGTGCCCTTTATGCCCTCGGCGATCTGGAGGAAGCGGTACGCGTTTTCCAGCGGATCGAACAGCGGCTCGATCCCGCCAGGAGGAGCAGCTACGTTCCGCTCCTGCTGCTGCATGCCCGGGCGCTGTCCCGGCTGCCCGGCGCAGGTGACCCCGCACCGGTACTGGCAGCGATCGAGGCAACTCGTCCGGAAGCAGGAGATACCGCGGATCATGAGGCAGCGGCAGTGCTGGTGAAAGCCTCGCTCGCAGCTGACCGCGGAAACCCCGGCGGGGTCCATACAGAACTGGCACAACTGGCCGCAGACCGCCGGCTAAGTCCATCGACCCGGATTCAGGTGCGCGTCCTCCAAGCGAACACCTTGGCGTTGTCCGGTCAACTTCATGAGGCCTTGGAAATAGTCGAAGGACTTGGCGCCCCGTTGGAGTATCCGGTGACCGCGAGGAGTTCAGAAGAGGTCTGTACACGCATTTTCGACACCTATCTGCTTGCAGGCGAGCTCGAGCGGGCCGCCGAATTTGTCCGGGCCTTCGATGAGGCCGGCATCCGGCCCTCCTATCATGGCAGCGCCGGTGAACTGGCGCAGGCACTGCTGGCGGTCTGGAAAGGCCAGCGTGCCGCTGCAGCCGAGGCACTTGCGGGCGGTGTCGGTCAGCTTGCCGTCCACGATCCCCGGGACATGATGCCGCTGGCAAGAACATTGACCGCGTGGATCCACCGGCAACAGGGGCAGAACTCCGCTGACGCCGGGGAACCCGCCGAGTCACACCGCCCAAAATTCTTGCCCGATAGTTTCCGGCGCTTTCAGATCTCGTATTTCTCCATCCTTGCCGGGGACCACGACCGTGAAACCTGCTGCAGGTTGCTGCGGACGGAGGCGATCCAATCCGAGGGAGAGGGAAACACCGCATATGCCCTGCATTTCCTGGCTGCGGCCTTGCGGTTTGGCGACCGGGAGGCAGCAGCCGCGATCCTCCGGCTGCATCGGGATACCCACGGGCGCTTCGGCACGCTGCTGCGGGAGTATGCGGCGGGCCTGCTTCAGGCCGATCCGGGCCGTTTGACCGCGGCGGCCCGGGGTCTTGGCGGCCTGGGGCAGCATCAGCTGTGTCTGGCAGCTGCCCGGACGGCAGCGGAACTATTGTCCGCGGGCACCGCGGAGGAGGACCGCAGGCTGGCAAGGACAGCAAGAGACCTGGCGAATTCAAGCCTCCGCCGGATGGAACATGCCGGGGGACAGAGGGAAACGCTGGCAGAATTGAGCGAATTTGAAGCTGATCTTGCGCATCGTGCGGTTACGATGGCGACCACTTCGCAAATAGCCCGGGAGCTTAACCTGTCTCCTCGAACCATCGAGTGGCATCTGGGCAAGATCTTTGCCAAGCTCCACGTCTCCGGGCGTGCCGAGCTTGCCGAAGTTCTGGCCTGA